The Saprospiraceae bacterium genome includes a window with the following:
- a CDS encoding MFS transporter — protein MGNVIMNDKKTINAWALFDWANSAYALVISTAIFPIYFIKYTPDLISLGSFTFTNSALYSFAVSFSYIFIASLSPLLSGMADFSGRRKFFLKIFTLVGALACITLYFFKGEPQLWLGTSAFILATIGFTGSIVFYDSYLPIIVTEDRYNSVSAKGYTYGYIGSVILLVTILTMIQRPHWFGLLDGQLATRLGFVLVGLWWIGFAQYTFRYLPKDAITKFTRSMVRNGYKEIKTVYSKLKTLPNTRKFLFSFFFYSAGVQTVIYLATIFAEKELNFETAELILIVLILQLVAIGGAYLFSAIGTKIGNKKSLLMMIIIWILICIGAYFTKDKITFYILAGMVGMVMGGIQSLSRATYSMLLPEKDQDTTSFFSFYDVVYKSAIVGGTLLFGIVDNIMNNMRYSVLALGVCFVIGFIFMWNTQIKHQTSEITKALVE, from the coding sequence ATGGGAAATGTAATAATGAACGATAAAAAAACTATCAATGCCTGGGCATTATTTGATTGGGCGAATTCCGCTTATGCATTGGTCATTTCCACTGCCATATTTCCGATTTACTTCATTAAATATACACCGGATCTCATCTCGCTTGGATCTTTTACATTTACGAATAGTGCATTATACTCATTTGCAGTTTCATTTTCGTACATTTTCATAGCGTCATTATCTCCGCTTTTATCCGGTATGGCAGATTTTAGTGGAAGGAGAAAGTTTTTTTTAAAAATATTTACGTTAGTTGGAGCATTGGCTTGCATCACCTTGTACTTTTTTAAAGGAGAACCACAACTTTGGCTGGGTACATCCGCATTTATACTTGCTACCATAGGATTTACAGGTAGTATTGTGTTTTATGATTCGTATCTGCCGATCATTGTCACCGAAGACCGCTATAATTCAGTGAGTGCTAAAGGCTATACTTATGGATATATAGGAAGTGTCATTCTTCTTGTAACAATCCTAACAATGATTCAAAGACCTCACTGGTTTGGTTTATTAGATGGCCAATTAGCTACACGACTCGGTTTTGTATTGGTGGGATTGTGGTGGATAGGATTTGCTCAATATACTTTCCGTTATTTACCCAAAGATGCTATCACCAAATTTACCAGATCCATGGTCCGAAACGGTTATAAAGAAATTAAGACTGTCTATTCAAAACTAAAAACATTGCCGAATACCCGAAAATTTCTGTTCTCCTTTTTTTTCTATAGTGCCGGGGTTCAGACGGTAATATATCTGGCTACTATTTTTGCAGAGAAAGAACTGAATTTTGAAACTGCTGAACTAATATTGATAGTACTTATTTTGCAATTAGTAGCCATCGGAGGAGCTTATTTGTTTTCTGCTATCGGCACCAAAATCGGTAATAAAAAATCTTTACTGATGATGATTATTATTTGGATTCTTATATGTATCGGTGCATATTTTACCAAAGACAAAATAACCTTTTACATCCTTGCCGGAATGGTCGGTATGGTGATGGGTGGTATCCAGTCATTATCCAGAGCTACTTACTCTATGTTGTTGCCTGAAAAAGATCAGGATACGACTTCTTTCTTCAGTTTTTATGATGTCGTTTACAAATCAGCAATTGTCGGAGGTACATTACTTTTTGGGATCGTGGATAATATCATGAATAACATGAGATATTCTGTACTTGCATTGGGTGTATGTTTTGTGATAGGTTTTATTTTTATGTGGAATACGCAGATAAAGCATCAAACTTCAGAAATTACGAAAGCTTTGGTAGAATGA
- a CDS encoding TraB/GumN family protein, with translation MNTLKFKNRLITSERILSLRKLIMGIIITMFLQSVSISQKSSTTPGIFYSITKPGIKDTSYLFGTYHLINDGYIKDFINVQNAFNNSEAIVVETIIEPSDIQKIQSMGVLKDKLLTDLLNKSFADSLDHELKSMVGIGLDVLNQLKPINVMLTLSVSYLMKNNTHLKQYTGIPLDGYFAENAKTAGKTVTMLEKVDEQMNLLFNHDTDEEQAVQLKTFLRNKDEMISLGDELLAAWFLNDMEKIYEVYEKMSDVGNEMDYLLKERNDRWMEKLPDLISTRSQFIAVGALHLGGQDGLIHQLRNKGFIITPVNL, from the coding sequence ATGAATACTTTAAAATTTAAAAACAGATTAATCACTTCAGAAAGAATCTTATCTCTTCGTAAACTGATTATGGGAATTATAATCACAATGTTTTTACAGTCAGTTTCAATATCGCAGAAGTCTTCGACTACACCGGGTATATTTTATTCGATTACCAAGCCGGGAATTAAAGATACCAGTTATCTTTTTGGTACATATCATCTCATAAATGATGGTTATATCAAAGATTTCATAAATGTTCAGAATGCATTCAACAACTCTGAAGCTATTGTAGTAGAAACAATCATTGAGCCATCAGATATTCAGAAGATCCAATCAATGGGTGTTTTAAAAGACAAACTCCTGACAGATTTATTGAATAAAAGTTTTGCAGATAGTCTCGATCATGAACTCAAGAGCATGGTGGGAATAGGTTTGGATGTTTTAAATCAACTGAAACCCATAAATGTCATGCTAACTTTATCAGTCTCATACCTGATGAAGAACAATACACATCTTAAGCAATATACCGGCATTCCTTTGGACGGATATTTTGCAGAAAATGCAAAAACAGCTGGAAAAACTGTTACAATGCTCGAAAAGGTAGACGAACAAATGAACCTACTCTTTAACCATGACACAGATGAAGAACAGGCCGTTCAATTGAAAACATTTTTGAGAAATAAAGATGAGATGATTAGCCTGGGAGACGAATTGCTGGCGGCATGGTTTCTGAACGACATGGAAAAGATATATGAGGTTTATGAAAAAATGTCAGATGTAGGAAATGAAATGGATTATCTGTTGAAAGAAAGAAATGACCGATGGATGGAAAAACTACCTGATCTGATTTCAACGAGATCACAATTTATAGCAGTTGGAGCTTTGCATCTTGGTGGACAGGATGGATTGATTCACCAATTACGAAATAAAGGATTTATTATTACACCCGTAAATTTATAA
- a CDS encoding bifunctional GNAT family N-acetyltransferase/carbon-nitrogen hydrolase family protein: protein MNIEEIENVELCFLSLEDYQELKTAMVSAYHSMPEAYWRENHIKTLIDKFPEGQVIIKINGKIAGCALSIIVDYNKFSDNHTYRDITGNYTFSTHTNNGNVLYGIDVFINPTYRGLRLGRRLYDYRKELCDKLNLEKIVFGGRIPDFHKYSDQYTPKEYIEKVIRKEIHDQVLSFQLSNDFHPTRVIKGYLAGDVASNEYAVLLEWNNIFFEGKTTKPVSNKRVVRLGLIQWQMRLYNGIDELMQQAEFFVDAVSGYRSDFALFPEFFNAPLMAENNHLSEADAIRELAKHTESIVRKFSEFSISYNINIIAGSMPELRDGTLYNVGYLCKRDGTVERYEKLHVTPDEAKVWGMVGGTQLRTFDTDCGKIGILICYDSEFPELSRLLADEGMDILFVPFLTDTQNGYSRVRHCAQARAIENECYVAIAGSVGNLPKVHNMDIQFAQSMVFTPCDFSFPTNGIKAEATPNTEMILISDVDIDLLRELNQFGSVRNLKDRRKDIYTLVKNNRNQS, encoded by the coding sequence ATGAATATTGAAGAAATTGAAAATGTAGAATTGTGCTTTTTGTCACTGGAAGATTATCAGGAATTAAAAACCGCAATGGTCAGTGCTTATCATTCCATGCCGGAGGCCTACTGGAGAGAAAATCACATTAAAACATTAATTGATAAATTCCCGGAAGGGCAGGTAATAATCAAAATAAATGGTAAAATCGCCGGATGCGCCCTTTCCATTATCGTTGATTACAATAAATTTTCCGATAACCACACTTACAGAGATATCACCGGAAACTATACTTTCAGTACGCATACCAACAATGGAAATGTACTTTATGGTATAGATGTATTTATCAATCCGACATACAGAGGTCTCCGACTGGGAAGAAGACTTTATGATTACAGAAAGGAGTTGTGCGATAAACTCAATCTGGAAAAAATAGTTTTTGGAGGCCGGATTCCCGATTTTCACAAATATTCAGATCAATATACACCCAAAGAATACATCGAAAAAGTCATCAGAAAAGAGATACACGATCAGGTACTCAGTTTTCAACTTTCCAATGATTTTCACCCGACCCGAGTCATCAAAGGTTATCTGGCAGGTGATGTAGCATCCAATGAATATGCTGTATTGCTGGAATGGAATAATATTTTTTTTGAAGGAAAAACCACAAAACCTGTCTCTAACAAACGGGTCGTTCGTCTTGGTTTGATTCAGTGGCAGATGCGATTGTATAACGGAATAGACGAACTGATGCAGCAAGCAGAATTTTTTGTGGATGCCGTTTCCGGTTACCGGTCTGATTTTGCGTTGTTCCCTGAATTTTTTAATGCCCCGTTGATGGCTGAAAACAATCATTTGTCTGAGGCGGATGCGATCCGGGAACTCGCTAAACACACAGAAAGTATCGTACGTAAATTTTCTGAATTTTCTATTTCTTATAATATCAATATCATTGCAGGTAGTATGCCTGAACTGAGAGATGGCACCTTATACAATGTCGGTTATCTCTGTAAAAGAGACGGAACGGTAGAAAGATATGAAAAACTCCATGTGACACCGGATGAAGCAAAAGTCTGGGGTATGGTCGGAGGAACTCAGTTAAGAACTTTTGATACTGATTGCGGTAAGATTGGCATCCTAATATGTTATGATTCTGAGTTTCCGGAATTAAGTAGATTGTTGGCTGATGAAGGAATGGATATATTGTTTGTACCCTTTCTGACGGACACTCAAAACGGATATTCCAGGGTACGACACTGTGCACAGGCCAGAGCCATCGAAAATGAATGTTATGTTGCGATAGCCGGAAGTGTAGGAAATCTGCCGAAAGTACACAATATGGATATTCAGTTTGCCCAGTCTATGGTCTTTACACCCTGTGACTTCTCATTTCCCACCAACGGCATAAAAGCTGAAGCTACTCCCAATACGGAGATGATTCTGATTTCTGATGTGGATATTGATTTGTTACGGGAGTTGAACCAGTTTGGTAGTGTCAGGAATCTGAAAGACCGAAGGAAAGATATTTATACATTAGTGAAAAATAATAGAAATCAGAGTTAA
- a CDS encoding RNA polymerase sigma factor — protein MYQEIVLQAWKGWTNFRQDAKFSTWLYRICLNTILTQQRKKPIVSYRDSLENIAPSVDNSGAQEADADRVRVAVKQLTEIDRAIISLNLDGFDNGEIAAMMGISLNNVGVKLHRIKQQLAKLLKN, from the coding sequence CTGTATCAGGAGATCGTTTTACAAGCATGGAAAGGTTGGACAAATTTCCGGCAGGATGCCAAGTTCAGCACCTGGCTTTACAGGATATGTCTGAACACAATACTGACACAGCAACGTAAAAAGCCAATCGTGTCTTACAGAGATTCATTGGAAAACATTGCTCCTTCGGTAGACAATAGTGGTGCACAGGAAGCTGATGCTGATCGGGTAAGAGTAGCTGTCAAACAGTTAACCGAAATAGACAGAGCTATCATCTCTTTGAATCTGGATGGATTTGACAATGGCGAAATTGCCGCTATGATGGGAATTTCTCTCAATAACGTCGGAGTAAAATTGCATCGGATCAAACAACAATTGGCTAAACTTCTAAAAAATTAA
- a CDS encoding RimK family alpha-L-glutamate ligase translates to MNIIVLSRNPALYSTQSIVNAARKRNHYVRVVDHMACDLIIEQNKPQVLFNNQKIEKIDAVIPRIGTTATSYGVAVLRQFESQGVFSTLEAEPLLKSRDKLSCLQILGANNIPVPKTVFCSNLYTLPTLLEEMAPYPVIIKLISGTQGMGVILAETRGTAESIMEAFHTTKEKVILQKFVKEAKGADYRAFIVDGEIVGAMKRQAKPGDFRSNLHRGGTAEIVKLSSQEEETALKSVSILGLKVAGIDMLRTHNGPVVLEVNASPGLEGIEGATQNDIAGKIIEFVERNRK, encoded by the coding sequence ATGAATATCATCGTCCTTTCCCGAAATCCGGCTTTATACAGTACCCAAAGTATAGTGAATGCAGCCAGAAAACGAAACCATTATGTTCGGGTTGTTGATCACATGGCATGCGATCTGATAATTGAGCAGAATAAACCTCAGGTTTTATTCAACAATCAAAAAATTGAAAAAATAGACGCTGTAATTCCCAGAATCGGAACGACGGCTACTTCTTATGGGGTTGCTGTATTAAGGCAGTTTGAAAGTCAGGGTGTTTTTTCAACCTTGGAAGCAGAACCTTTGCTAAAGTCCAGAGATAAACTTAGCTGCCTTCAGATATTGGGGGCAAATAATATTCCAGTGCCTAAAACAGTCTTTTGCAGTAATCTATATACTTTACCGACATTGCTGGAAGAAATGGCACCATATCCGGTAATTATTAAATTGATAAGCGGGACACAGGGAATGGGCGTTATTCTGGCTGAAACTCGCGGGACTGCAGAATCCATCATGGAAGCCTTTCATACAACAAAGGAAAAGGTCATTTTGCAGAAATTTGTTAAGGAAGCAAAAGGAGCTGATTACAGAGCGTTCATTGTGGATGGAGAAATAGTAGGTGCTATGAAAAGACAGGCAAAGCCCGGTGATTTCAGGTCCAATCTGCATCGTGGAGGAACCGCTGAAATTGTAAAACTCAGCAGTCAGGAAGAAGAAACGGCACTTAAATCAGTCAGTATATTGGGGTTAAAAGTGGCCGGTATAGACATGTTGCGTACGCACAATGGACCGGTTGTGCTGGAAGTAAATGCTTCGCCAGGACTGGAGGGTATAGAAGGTGCAACTCAGAATGACATTGCAGGAAAAATTATTGAATTTGTAGAAAGAAACAGAAAATGA
- a CDS encoding OsmC family protein, whose product MSKLFENNVTGKIGIQKYLCEIKWRNGVLIMDEPAEIGGKDLGPDPYTTLLASLAGCTLSTLRMYIDRKGWDVPEISISMNIATSTESGFSTIIFREIKLPDDLTEDQKQRLLVIAGKCPVSKILQNSITIKTTT is encoded by the coding sequence ATGAGTAAACTATTTGAAAATAATGTAACCGGAAAAATAGGAATACAAAAATATCTCTGTGAGATAAAATGGCGTAATGGAGTCTTGATCATGGATGAACCGGCGGAAATTGGCGGTAAAGACCTGGGGCCTGATCCTTACACAACATTGTTGGCGTCTCTCGCAGGATGTACACTTTCGACACTCCGGATGTACATAGACAGAAAAGGATGGGATGTTCCTGAAATCAGTATCAGTATGAACATCGCCACAAGTACAGAAAGTGGCTTTTCCACTATTATTTTTAGAGAAATAAAGTTACCTGATGATTTAACTGAGGACCAGAAACAAAGATTATTAGTCATAGCCGGAAAGTGCCCCGTATCAAAGATTCTGCAGAATTCCATTACAATTAAAACCACAACATAA
- a CDS encoding sodium/solute symporter (Members of the Solute:Sodium Symporter (SSS), TC 2.A.21 as described in tcdb.org, catalyze solute:Na+ symport. Known solutes for members of the family include sugars, amino acids, nucleosides, inositols, vitamins, urea or anions, depending on the system.) produces the protein MFNNLTNLDLGIISGWLFFMMAFGLWISYRSKKNTAQDYFLASKSLPWWAVGGSLIASNISAEQFIGMAGSGYAIGLAIAAYELMAAITLLVVAKFFLPVFLEKGIYTMPQFLEQRFDKRVKTGLAFFWVMLFVFVNITSVLYLGSLAIETIMGVPMMYGIIGLALYAATFSITGGLKAVVWTDVIQVVVLILGGLIASYAVLNAVGGGVVDGFQMLVAKAPEKFDMIIEKGTMMISDGKGGLKDAYLDLPGISVLVGGMWIANLYYWGNNQYIIQRALASKSLDEAQKGTAFAALVKVVLPLIVVIPGIAAYVLGAELTKSDQAYPWVLSGYVGSGFKGLALAALIAAIGSSISSMVNSASTIFTLDIFRPLFMKRDVEREQPLDALQNDSDILTVKEERYLVRVGKIAAGCALLVGVIIAPMLGNLDQAFQYIQEYTGFISPGIVAIFLLGMFWKKTSTTAALTAVILAIPLSAGFKFLLPDVPFIDRMGYCFLLIAALMVVISLIQNKNDDKKAIYFQTGLFRTGFGFNVMSIIVVLAVAAIYYRFW, from the coding sequence ATGTTTAACAACCTGACTAACTTAGACCTTGGTATTATCTCCGGATGGCTATTTTTTATGATGGCATTCGGTCTGTGGATATCGTATCGAAGTAAAAAAAATACGGCCCAGGACTATTTTCTGGCGTCTAAGTCATTACCCTGGTGGGCAGTGGGTGGTTCTTTGATTGCATCCAATATTTCGGCAGAACAGTTTATAGGAATGGCAGGTTCCGGCTATGCTATCGGACTGGCGATTGCAGCTTATGAATTGATGGCAGCTATTACTCTTTTAGTTGTGGCTAAGTTTTTCTTACCTGTTTTTTTAGAAAAAGGTATTTACACCATGCCGCAGTTTCTGGAGCAACGGTTTGATAAAAGAGTGAAAACAGGATTGGCATTTTTCTGGGTCATGCTTTTTGTTTTTGTGAATATAACGAGTGTTCTATATTTAGGGTCATTAGCGATTGAAACCATTATGGGTGTACCTATGATGTATGGTATCATCGGGCTTGCTCTCTACGCTGCCACTTTTTCAATTACCGGTGGGCTGAAAGCGGTTGTGTGGACGGACGTAATCCAGGTGGTGGTTCTGATATTAGGAGGTTTAATAGCCAGTTATGCTGTTCTCAACGCAGTTGGCGGAGGTGTTGTCGATGGATTTCAGATGTTGGTTGCCAAAGCACCTGAAAAATTTGATATGATTATAGAAAAGGGAACTATGATGATCTCTGACGGAAAAGGAGGTTTAAAAGATGCCTATCTGGATTTACCGGGCATCAGCGTATTGGTAGGTGGAATGTGGATTGCCAATCTGTATTATTGGGGAAATAACCAATATATCATCCAAAGAGCATTGGCATCAAAGTCATTGGATGAAGCACAGAAAGGAACGGCTTTTGCAGCATTGGTAAAAGTTGTCCTTCCCTTAATAGTAGTTATCCCGGGTATTGCTGCGTATGTTTTAGGCGCTGAATTGACAAAATCTGATCAGGCATATCCCTGGGTTTTGTCCGGCTATGTAGGTTCCGGATTTAAAGGTCTGGCATTAGCTGCATTAATTGCTGCTATCGGCTCTTCTATCAGTTCTATGGTCAACAGTGCTTCTACTATATTTACCTTGGATATATTCAGGCCTTTGTTTATGAAAAGGGATGTCGAAAGAGAACAACCATTGGACGCACTTCAAAACGACAGTGATATACTTACCGTCAAAGAAGAAAGATATCTGGTACGGGTAGGAAAAATTGCTGCAGGATGTGCATTGCTGGTAGGGGTAATTATTGCTCCTATGCTGGGTAACCTGGATCAGGCATTTCAATATATTCAGGAATATACTGGCTTCATCAGCCCTGGTATAGTCGCAATATTTTTATTGGGTATGTTTTGGAAAAAAACATCTACAACTGCTGCTTTGACGGCGGTGATATTGGCCATTCCATTATCAGCCGGATTTAAGTTTTTATTACCGGATGTACCATTTATCGACAGGATGGGATATTGCTTTTTATTGATTGCTGCATTGATGGTAGTTATATCACTCATTCAGAATAAAAATGATGATAAAAAAGCAATTTATTTTCAGACAGGATTATTCCGTACCGGTTTTGGTTTTAATGTGATGAGCATTATTGTAGTACTGGCGGTAGCGGCTATTTACTATAGATTTTGGTAA
- a CDS encoding succinylglutamate desuccinylase/aspartoacylase family protein has translation MIKRKKITIETKSPEKLIIDGHEIVPGQHNILRINAGKLPTDNRINVVAHVFSSGNPGPTVLLLGGVHGDEINGIEIVRRSIEETHFSDLRSGSLIIIPLLNVYGFINFSRDVSDGKDINRSFPGHLNGSLASRVARIITKKILPVTNLAVDFHTGGAARYNFPQVRFHHTDQFAEEMAIAFGAPVLLEQTFIPHSFRKAAHDMGVSSIVFEGGESVRLDRQSINTGVAGIRLLLSHLQMLENQIYLPAPLRWRVKKSAWIRASAAGIFIWHKKSGDIIVKGDFIGEIKDPYGTKSVNVLSSHSGLIIGHNNASVVNLGDALFHIGTEYIELQ, from the coding sequence ATGATTAAAAGAAAGAAAATTACAATAGAAACAAAATCACCGGAAAAACTTATCATAGATGGTCATGAGATAGTTCCGGGACAACACAATATATTGCGCATTAATGCCGGAAAATTGCCCACGGACAACAGAATAAATGTTGTAGCTCACGTCTTTTCAAGCGGCAATCCCGGCCCGACAGTTTTGCTTTTGGGTGGTGTGCATGGAGATGAGATAAACGGGATAGAAATAGTAAGAAGGAGTATTGAAGAAACCCATTTCAGTGATTTGAGATCGGGTAGTCTGATAATCATTCCACTGTTGAATGTTTACGGTTTTATTAATTTCAGCAGAGATGTTAGTGATGGTAAAGATATCAACAGATCCTTTCCGGGGCATCTCAATGGCTCACTCGCATCAAGAGTAGCCAGAATTATAACCAAAAAAATACTACCTGTCACCAATCTGGCTGTTGATTTTCATACCGGAGGAGCTGCAAGGTATAATTTTCCTCAGGTTCGTTTTCATCACACGGATCAGTTTGCGGAGGAAATGGCTATTGCTTTTGGAGCACCGGTTTTGCTGGAACAGACATTTATACCCCATTCATTTCGTAAAGCAGCACATGATATGGGTGTTTCATCTATTGTTTTTGAGGGTGGGGAATCTGTCCGATTAGACAGACAATCTATCAATACGGGTGTAGCAGGTATTCGTTTGTTGTTGAGTCATCTGCAAATGCTCGAAAACCAGATATATTTACCGGCTCCTTTAAGATGGCGGGTTAAAAAAAGTGCCTGGATAAGAGCTTCAGCTGCTGGAATTTTTATCTGGCATAAGAAGTCAGGTGATATCATTGTCAAAGGAGATTTTATAGGAGAAATCAAAGACCCTTATGGAACAAAATCAGTAAACGTATTATCATCTCATTCAGGACTAATTATCGGCCATAATAACGCCAGTGTCGTTAATCTTGGCGATGCATTATTTCATATTGGAACTGAATATATAGAGCTACAATAA
- a CDS encoding methyltransferase domain-containing protein, translating to MKVIKIIILIFVFCQIYSCRYGEGNINSILNNVNDTVDTIAIDNSTPDIGRDVWQKPNTIIQMLGDISDKTIADIGAGTGYFSFRLAFKAEKVLAIEIDTTAIAQIKESILQLPEPYKEKIETRLALESDPLLKENEVDIIVIINTVAYINDLESYFKLLKKGLRPGGKLMVVDYKMKNLPINAPPKSERIYLDKVEEILEVAGFEDIATNDTTLDYQFIILSTNPKI from the coding sequence ATGAAAGTCATTAAAATAATAATTCTTATTTTTGTATTTTGCCAAATATATAGCTGTAGATATGGTGAAGGAAATATTAATTCCATATTAAATAATGTAAATGATACTGTTGATACTATTGCAATAGATAATTCCACACCGGATATTGGAAGAGATGTTTGGCAGAAACCCAATACCATCATTCAGATGTTGGGAGATATATCTGATAAAACGATAGCAGACATTGGTGCAGGTACCGGATATTTTTCATTCAGACTTGCATTTAAAGCGGAAAAAGTATTGGCGATAGAAATAGATACAACCGCAATTGCTCAGATAAAAGAGTCCATACTTCAATTGCCGGAGCCATACAAAGAAAAAATTGAAACCCGATTGGCACTTGAGTCAGATCCCTTACTGAAAGAGAATGAAGTAGACATTATAGTAATTATTAATACAGTTGCTTATATTAATGATTTGGAATCTTATTTTAAACTACTCAAAAAAGGTCTGAGACCTGGTGGTAAACTAATGGTCGTGGATTACAAAATGAAAAATTTACCTATCAATGCGCCTCCCAAATCTGAGAGAATATATCTTGACAAAGTAGAAGAAATTCTTGAAGTAGCTGGTTTTGAAGATATAGCAACTAATGACACTACACTTGATTATCAATTTATAATTTTATCAACCAATCCTAAAATATAA
- a CDS encoding N-acetyltransferase translates to MNAKQKDDGKNGKFYIEVNGQLAAEMTYVWVGDSKIIIDHTDVSEILKGQGAGKVLVTQAVEFAREKGIKILPLCPFAKSVFDKTSEFRDVL, encoded by the coding sequence ATGAATGCAAAACAAAAAGACGATGGTAAAAACGGCAAATTCTATATCGAAGTCAATGGACAATTGGCCGCAGAAATGACTTATGTCTGGGTAGGTGATTCAAAAATAATCATAGACCATACCGATGTCAGTGAAATACTCAAAGGGCAGGGAGCAGGCAAAGTTTTGGTAACACAAGCCGTGGAATTTGCCCGGGAGAAAGGAATCAAAATTCTTCCGCTTTGCCCGTTTGCCAAAAGTGTCTTTGATAAAACGTCGGAGTTCAGAGATGTTTTATAG